The DNA sequence TCGCCCATAACCGTGCCCGATATCACCACTCCGGTCTCGACATTGCGGACGCGAATGAAATCACCGACGGCGGCATTTTCAAGCGGGGTTCCAACAGCGGTTATGGTCAGGCCACCGCCAGCGAAGATCAACGACACGGTGGCGCCGCGCTCAACCGCCCAGGCATCGCGCAAGGCGCCAACGGGAATGGTACGTCCCGGCAGCAGCGTGCGCGTGGTGATCTTTCCCAGAACTTCGTCGGTGACAGCGGCGTAACCGGCGCGCAGGTTCGGATTGGTGACAACCACTTCGCGCACCAGTTCGGCAAGCAGTTCCTCGCCTGGATAAATGGTTCGTTGCGGCACCACTGCGGTGCCCGGTCCGGCCTGTGCCTGGACCATGCCGCAGAGCATGCACGCGATGAAGCCCGCTGTGCGGAGAAGCCCGGGCAAAGGCGATGTGTGGCCAAACGTCATGTTCGCCAATTCCTTTGCTACCTGAGGTTTTTGGAGACGACGGAAGCCATTTCATCGGCCGCCTGGATGATTTTCGAGTTCATCTCGTAAGCACGCTGCGCCGAGATCAGGTCGGTGATTTCCTTGACCGGATCCACATTGGAGGCTTCAAGGTAGCCCTGCTGAATATGCGCGAACCCCGGATCTTCCGGAACGCCCACACTTGCGGGGCCTGAAGCCGGAGTTGCACGGAACAGATTGTCACCCAGCGGCTCAAGGCCCGCCTCGTTGACAAAATTGGCAAGCGTCAGCTGCCCCAGGTCCTGCAATTCGACTTCATTGCCTATCCGGGCAAAAACCTGACCGGTGCGGGAGATGACAACTTCGCTGGCGTCATCGGGAAAGGTCACGCCGGGAACGACGGTGTAGCCATCAATGGTGACGAGCTGGCCATCCGCATTGGTGTTGAAAGCGCCTGCCCTGGTGTACTGGGTTTCGCCATCCGGGGTTTCGATCTGGAACCAGCCGCGACCGACAAGTGCGAGGTCGAGCTTGTTGGACGTCCCCACCAATGTTCCCTGGATATGCAGATTTCGAACCGCTGATGTCTGCACACCAAGTCCGATATGCGCACCCTCAGGCACGATGGCCTGGTTGGAAGCGTTGGCAACGCCTGCGTTGCGCTCGACCTGATACAGCAAGTCGGAGAATTCGGCACGGGCCCGCTTGAAGCCGGTGGTGTTGATGTTCGCCACGTTGTTGGCGATCACTTCGAGATTGAGCTGCTGGGCGTTCATGCCGGTAGCTGCGATGGCCAATGCCTTCATGGCGAGTTCCTTAGATTTGCATACGGGCGATTTCGAGATAGGAGGTGACCAGCTTGTCTCGGATCGAGATTGCGGTCTGCAAAGACTGCTCAGCGGTCATGATGGCGTCGACGACGTCACGGGTCGGCACCTCACCGCGCACAGCCGCCAACGAGTTGGCTTCTGCGGACCGGAGATTTGACACCACACCTTCGCCAAGCGAAGCCATGACATCGGCAAAGGAATTCGAAGTGGCAGGGCCGTTTGCCGCTGGCATCTGCGGCATCGCGACGGCCGTGGCCATATCGGTTTCGCCCGCACCTGAAAGTCGCGACAGCGCCCCGGCTGCACCAATCATATCAATCATTGTGCCCTCAGCAGGTCGATCGTCATGGAGACCAGTTCGCGTGTCTGCTTGACTGTTTGTAGATTGGCTTCGTAGGTCCGGTTGGCTTCGCGCATGTCGGCCAGTTCGATCAGCACATTGACATTCGGCAGTTTGACCATGCCCTTGCTGTCGGCTGCGGGATTCCCCGGATCGTACTCAATGGCGAACTCGCTCGAGTCATAGTCGATCTTGCTGACCTTGGCGCTCGACGCGCCGATGGCGCGATCGAGTTCCCAGGAGAAGCTGATGGTTTTGCGACGATAGGCATCGGAGCCGGGCGTATCGCCCGTCGACTGGGAGTTGGCCAGGTTTTCAGACAGGATACGCATGCGTGTTTCCTGAACATCCAGTCCTGAAGAGGCAATGCGTGATGCCAATGAGAGTGGATCAACTACCATCAACGCCTCACAGTCAGAAGCATCATCTTGTGAAAGGCTTTCACCATTCCCGTGTTGAGCTCGTACATGCGCTTGATTTCTCCTGTCTTGGTCATCTCATCAGGCAGATTTACGGAATTTCCTGACGGCAGGACTTCGACATCATCACCGCTTCCGTCGCGAACCGAGCTGCGCAGTGCATCTTCCTGAATGTGACCAGGATGGGTTACGGCCATCCGTGTCGCGGTCTGATCGAGAACCGCCTGGAAGGCTGCCACTTCACGCGAGGCGTAACCAGGCGTGTTGGCATTTGCAATGTTTCCGGCGACAACGCTTTGGCGCACCGAAAGCCAGTGCGCTTGCTTGGATGTCAGTTCGAAAAGCTGAATCGGTTGCATGGCATGTCCTCGTCCTGTGCAAGATTTGAGGCTATGCGATCAATCTTGTGCGTGCCTTGCGGACGCGGACCACCGCCTGAAGCGGAGCAGGCTTCAGCGCTGGATCACTTCACCATTCGAGGTGATGATCACCCAGTTTCCGTCGCGTTCTTCCAGTGTGGCCAGGCGCGAATTGTCTGGCAGCACCGAACCGATACGGACAAGATACATGCCCGACTTGTCCTCTATGAGAGCCCGGCCGTTGGCAACGTGCAACAACCGGTAGCGTGGCTTGCCCGGGAAGGACTGACTGGCGGCTTGGAGCGCTGGGGATGTATCGCCATTTGCCGCATCACCGGACTCGGGCACGGTCGCGGTCGTGATCGGGTCAAAGGCCGAAGGCTTCGCCAATCCATCTTTTTCAGCAGGAATGGCCAGCGGTGATACATTGACCACTGCCCGGCCGTCGATTTTCGGCAGATCTCTGGTATCCGAATATCCCATTGGGGCGATACCGAAGCTCTCCTGATTGAAGAAAACATACCAAGGAAAAAATGCCGCCCCGGCGACAAGCAAGAAGCCGGTGACAGCGAACACCCGGTCCCCCAGCTTGTAACCCCGAACGGATTCCGGCGCTTCATCTTCAGTATCAGGTATGTCGATCACGG is a window from the Hoeflea sp. IMCC20628 genome containing:
- the flgB gene encoding flagellar basal body rod protein FlgB yields the protein MQPIQLFELTSKQAHWLSVRQSVVAGNIANANTPGYASREVAAFQAVLDQTATRMAVTHPGHIQEDALRSSVRDGSGDDVEVLPSGNSVNLPDEMTKTGEIKRMYELNTGMVKAFHKMMLLTVRR
- the flgC gene encoding flagellar basal body rod protein FlgC — protein: MVVDPLSLASRIASSGLDVQETRMRILSENLANSQSTGDTPGSDAYRRKTISFSWELDRAIGASSAKVSKIDYDSSEFAIEYDPGNPAADSKGMVKLPNVNVLIELADMREANRTYEANLQTVKQTRELVSMTIDLLRAQ
- a CDS encoding flagellar protein, which translates into the protein MIDIPDTEDEAPESVRGYKLGDRVFAVTGFLLVAGAAFFPWYVFFNQESFGIAPMGYSDTRDLPKIDGRAVVNVSPLAIPAEKDGLAKPSAFDPITTATVPESGDAANGDTSPALQAASQSFPGKPRYRLLHVANGRALIEDKSGMYLVRIGSVLPDNSRLATLEERDGNWVIITSNGEVIQR
- the flgA gene encoding flagellar basal body P-ring formation chaperone FlgA, with product MLCGMVQAQAGPGTAVVPQRTIYPGEELLAELVREVVVTNPNLRAGYAAVTDEVLGKITTRTLLPGRTIPVGALRDAWAVERGATVSLIFAGGGLTITAVGTPLENAAVGDFIRVRNVETGVVISGTVMGDGTVRVAAK
- the flgG gene encoding flagellar basal-body rod protein FlgG, translating into MKALAIAATGMNAQQLNLEVIANNVANINTTGFKRARAEFSDLLYQVERNAGVANASNQAIVPEGAHIGLGVQTSAVRNLHIQGTLVGTSNKLDLALVGRGWFQIETPDGETQYTRAGAFNTNADGQLVTIDGYTVVPGVTFPDDASEVVISRTGQVFARIGNEVELQDLGQLTLANFVNEAGLEPLGDNLFRATPASGPASVGVPEDPGFAHIQQGYLEASNVDPVKEITDLISAQRAYEMNSKIIQAADEMASVVSKNLR
- a CDS encoding flagellar hook-basal body complex protein FliE, with amino-acid sequence MIDMIGAAGALSRLSGAGETDMATAVAMPQMPAANGPATSNSFADVMASLGEGVVSNLRSAEANSLAAVRGEVPTRDVVDAIMTAEQSLQTAISIRDKLVTSYLEIARMQI